CCAAAACTATCTAATCACTCGACAAAACCTAAAAAACATGAAAAATAACCTTATAATGTTATCATGCCTACTATTGATAAACATTGGAGCATTTGCTCAAAAAGACCAGATTAAAGAGGCACAAACTTTATTTGATAAAGGAAAAAGCGAAGAATCTTTAGTAATTTTAAATAAAACAGAATATCTTATCCTTAATGCGCCTGATGAAGATAAATCTGATTTTTATTTCTTAAAAGGAAATGTATTAAAAGATTTAGCCGTAAAAAATATCGATGCTGCAAACAATTTTACGTTGGCATCGCAGTCTTATCAGGACGTATTTTTGTATGAAAATGAATCCGGAAAATTCAAATTTACTGTCAAGGCAAATATGGCTTTAAAAGAAATGAAATCGAGTCTTGTTAATGGGGCAATGTCTGATTTTAATGCCGGTAAGTTCAAAGAAAGTGCAGAAAAAAGTTATAAAGTTTATTTATTCGATAAAAAAGATACATTAAACCTTTATAATGCTGCAGCCTCTTCTGTAAATGCTAAAGATTATGACTCAGCTATTAAGTATTATGAAGCCTTAAAAAAGATCAATTTCTCAGGAAAAGGAGTTCTGTATCTTGCTACAAACAAAAAAACAAAAGAAGAAGACCTTTTTGTTTCGCCAAAAGCAAGAGAATCAGCTATTTTACAAGGAGCGTATGAAAAGCCAAGAACAGAGTCAGTTCCTTCTAAGAAAATTGAAGTTAACAGCAATTTGGCATATTCTTATATGGAAAAGAAAGATTACGCAAAAGCAGAGTCAACCTATAATTATGTTTTAGAATTAGATCCTAATTATGTTGATGCTTACATCAATATGGCTTATCTAAAGTTGCAAATGAAAAAAGATTTATCTGATGAAATAGCAACATTGGGAACTTCTGCTGCCGAAATGCAGAAATACGATAAGTTAAATGCCAGAAAAGATGATGTTGCCCGTAGTGCGATTCCGTATCTTAAAAAAGTGCTTACAATTGAGCCTAAAAATGCAGATGCAACAAAAACACTATTAGGAGTCTACAGATCTTTAGACATGACAAATGAATACAATACGCTAAAAAGTAGTATGTAAAAATAAAAAGAAGCTGCTAGAGATTACTTTTTAGCAGCTTCTTCAATTATAGATTTCTTCCCAATAGTTTTAGTGATAATATCCTTGTCCAGACTCCAACCTCTGGCAGGCGAATATTCACGTCCGTACCAAATAATCTGAAGATGCAAATCGTTCCACAATTCCCTTGGGAATAGTCTTTTAGCATCTTTTTCAGTTTGCGTGACATTCTTTCCATTTGACAAATTCCATCTGTACATCAATCTGTGAATATGAGTGTCAACTGGAAAAGCAGGAACGCCAAAAGCCTGAGACATCACCACACTTGCAGTTTTATGTCCAACAGCTGGTAATTCTTCAAGAGCTTCAAAACTCTGCGGAACTTCACCATTATGTTTGTCGATCAAAATATGTGACAAACCATGAATTCCCTTCGATTTCATAGGCGATAAACCACAAGGACGAATAATTTCTTTAATTTCTTCCACAGACATTTTAATCATATCATACGGATTATCAGCCTTAGCAAAAAGTAAAGGCGTAATCTGATTCACACGAACATCTGTACATTGCGCCGAAAGTAAAACGGCAATCAACAGCGTATAAGGATCTTTATGGTCTAATGGAACGGGTATAGTTGGGTAGAGTTCTTTTAACGTATTTATAACAAATGTTACGCGAGCTTCTTTATTCATTTCCGTATTTTTAATCCTGTAAAAATAGCATAATTTTAATGATGTGCCTAATCCAGCTTTCCGTTACAACTCCGGGGTTTTCATTTCAAACATTTATGCTCATCGAACACCAATTAAAATAAATATTAAGTGAGATAATCTGGGGCGTGAAAACACCTGTTTTTATTAATATAATTTGTTTTAAACGATGAAATTTTTAGTTACCGTTATTTTTATAATTATTTCGCAATTTAGTTTTGCACAAAATTGTAGTTGTAGAGAAAAACCGCGATTAAATGAAATTATATCTTGTGAAAAAGCAATCCTTAAAAACGGAGCAAAAATTTACTATCAGTTTAATTGTGATTCATCCTGGCTAGTTTTTGAAAGTAAAGCAAAAAAGAAGAAGATACTTTTTTCTTTAGATAAAGAGTTGATCGAGTTAACAGGTAAATTAGGTTATGCAGGCTGGACTGAATATGAGAATACATTCATGGTCGAAAATCGTTTAATTTCTGGATGCTGTGATCCTTCAGAATTTGTGTTATTTGATAAGAATAACGGAAAAAAAAATGCAAATCTTGGTCGGGAAATTTATCATAGTAATATTAAGCAATATCCTTATTTTATTACAATTGACTCAAAAGAGACTAATTTTTTAAGTTTTTTAAATTTAAGAACGAACAAAATTTTTAAAATTAATTTACCAAAAGGAAGGATAGAGAAAACGTTGAAAATTACTACCGAGATTTTTTTCGAGAATTTATTCGAAGAAGGAAAAATTAAAAACGGTATTTTTGAGATTGAATATAGATATAAAACAAAAGATAAAGGAAAATGGTTGATTGGAGCGATTAAAGTAGATTTAAATAAGCAAAAGTTAATCTAAAATCGACAATCTAAAATCTAAAATTAAAAATATGACAACATTAAAAGCAGGTGATAAAGCACCAAATTTTTCGGGAATAGATCAAGATGGCAAATCGCATAAATTAGCAGATTACGCTGGAAAAAAACTGGTAGTTTTCTTTTATCCAAAAGCAAGCACACCAGGTTGTACAGCAGAAGCTTGTGATTTAAGAGATAATTTTGAGCGTTTCAAAGCCAATAATTATGAACTTCTTGGCGTAAGTGCAGATAGTCAAAAAGCACAAGAAAAATTCAAAGACAAATACGAACTTCCGTTCCCATTATTAGCAGACGAAGACAAATCAGTAATCAATGCATTTGGCGTTTGGGGACCTAAAAAATTTATGGGAAAAGAATACGACGGAATCCACAGAACAACATTCGTAATCAACGAAAGCGGAATCATCGATGAGGTTATCGAAAAAGTAAAAACAAAAGAACACGCAGCACAGATCTTGAAATAGTTTTTTGTTTCAGGTTTTCTTTGTTTCAGGTTTCAGGTTGCAATCTGAGCGCATAATTTTACCGCAAAGTGCGCAAAGTTTTTTTTGTTTTGGATTCTGATTAATAAACACAAAGTTCGCAAAGCTTAATCAATACAAGCTTTGCGAACTTTTCGATTTTATAAAATCACGCATAGAAAAAAAACTTAGCGTGCTTTGCGGTAAAATTTTTATTCAAATCGTAACCTGAAATCTAAATTGCTTAAATAGAAAAATCCGTGTAAATCTGCGTTTTCGCAAAGCGAATCTGTTTTATCCGCGTACTATTTACCACGCCAGAAACTCCTCAAAACTCAATCAATACAAAGCTTTGCGAACTTTATATTTGCAAACTACAATCAACAATAATAAAACTTTTCGCACTTTGCGGTAAAAATTTTATTCGACCTGAAACAAAAAAAAAGTCCCAATTAAGGGACTTTTTTAATTCTAAGTATTTTGTTCTAATTCCTTCTGCGGATGATATCCGAAAAGGTGATGTTCTTTTATAATTTCGGCAATACCAGAAGGAAGCATATGTTCCCAACCCGTTTTTCCCTGATTGATCATTTTCAAAACCTCGCGAGAGAAAACCTCAAGATTATGCGGATCGTAATCGGCAATATCAACTACTTTTCCATTGAATTTAAAGAATTTGTATAACTCTTTCATTCTTGGATGTACTTTTAGGTTAGTTGAATTCATTAAAACTCCATTTTCATCTAACATTGGATACAAGAAAACTTTCATATCTCTGTAGAATAATTTTCCAAAAGCTTCCAGAATTCCACCACTTAAATGACGGTAGTATTTCTCATCAAAAATATCAACTAAATTGTTTACACCCATTGCCAATCCCATTCTGGCCTTAGTATAATTAGCAAAATATTCAACAACTTTATAATACTCCTGGAAATTCGAGATCATAACAGTTTGACCTAACGAACATAGTAATTCGGCTCTGTCCATGAAATCACGCTCATCAATTTCACCATCAGAACGTAAATTCGAAAGTGTAATTTCAAAAACAACTAAAGTATTATCTTTTTCAACCTTATTTTCTTCGAGGAACATTTTAAGCGATTTCTCGTACATGTCCATATTTACCTTCGTAACCGGACGAAAACTTCCTCTTAAAGCAAGAAGATTCTTTTTGTATAAAATGGCAGCCGGTAAAATGTTTTTCCCTTCAGGATTAAACATTACAGCATCTGTCATTCCGTTTTTAACCAATTGTAAACTCATTAAACGGTTATCAACATCGGCAAAACGAGGCCCTGAGAAGTTAATAGTATCAATTTCTAATTGGTCTTTGTCTAAGTGATCGTACAAATAACGAAGTAATCGTTTAGGATCGTTATATTTGTAAAAAGCGCCGTAAATTAAGTTTACACCTAAAATTCCAAGCGTTTCCTGTTGTAATCTTGCATCAGTTTCTTTAAAACGAATGTGCAGAATAATTTCATTATATGCTTCGTCAGGTTCAATTTGGTATCGAATTCCAACCCAACCGTGACCTTTAAATTGTTTTGCAAAATCTATAGTTGCAACCGTATTGGCATAACTAAAGAAAAGTTTAGTAGGATGTTTTTCTCTGCTTAAACGCTCTTCGATGATTTGGCCTTCAAGAGTCAGCATTTTTTTTAAACGCTCTTCGGTTACATAACGGCCGTCAGTTTCAATTCCGTAAATCGCATCACTAAAATCTTTGTCATAGGCAGACATCGCTTTTGCAATTGTTCCAGAAGAACCTCCGGATCTGAAAAAGTGTCTCACCGTTTCTTGTCCAGCGCCAATTTCAGCAAATGTTCCGTAGATATTTTCGTTTAAATTTATGCGTAAAGCTTTGTCTTTTATAGAAGGAATCTGTTCGATGACCTTGTCACCTTTGAGTTTTATTTCTGTACCCATTTTATTTTAAATAGATTTGTTACAAAGTTAGCAAATTAGGCTTCTAATGAAAGAGAAATAATCCTATTTTTGTAAAAAAAATAAGTTCAATTGAAGGTATATTTTTTAGGTACTGGCACATCACAAGGTATTCCGATTATCGGAGTCGATCATCCCGTTTGTAAAAGCACTGATGCTAAGGATAAAAGGCTCAGAGTAGCCATTTGGATTACATGGAACGAGCATTCATACGTGATCGATTGCGGTCCTGATTTCAGACAGCAAATGCTCTCATGCGGCTGCCGACATCTCGATGCAATATTATTTACGCACGAACACGCAGATCATACTGCAGGTTTAGATGATATTCGTCCGTTTAATTTTCGTCAGGGCGAAATTCCCGTTTATGCACATCAAAGAGTAATTGATAATTTGAAACGTCGTTTTGATTATGTTTTCGAAACCGTAAACAAATATCCGGGCGCTCCAAGTGTTAAAACCATTGAAGTAATCAACAACGAACCATTTGCTGTTGGCGATAAAATGGCGATTCCTATAAATGTAATGCATGGAGACTTGCAGGTTTTTGGATATCGCATAGATGATTTTGCGTACTTAACCGATGTTAAAACCATTGCAGAAGATGAAGTTGAGAAATTAAAAGGTCTTAAGGTTTTGGTTGTAAATGCCTTACGCGTAGAACCGCACGATACACATTTTAATTTGCAGGAAGCACTTGATTTTATAAATTTGGTGCAGCCGGAAATTGCTTATTTAACACATATCAGTCACGTTTTAGGTTTTCACGAAGAAGTACAGAAACAACTTCCTAAAAACGTTTTCCTTGCTTACGACAATTTAGAAATTACAATTTAATTATACCACAGAAATGAAAAAATCCTTAATGCTTTACCTTTTTATCCTTGCGATATTAATGAACGTTTTTACTTATATGTTTTATAGCCGAGAAATAAAATTTGAGCAAGAAAGATATGATAAAACGACTAAAAAGCTGAGAGACAGTATCAATTTAGTGTCGACGAAACTGGCAGATGCAGATTATTTTTCGTTAGAACACAATGAAAATGCACAAAATTACTTTGATAATAGTGCTTCAGGCGGAAAAGTAATTTTATTCGAAAAATTGATTCCGGTTGTAACCGAAAAATTATTGGATCTTAATTCAAATCCAAACGGAAATCCTTATACAGGACAAGATAAAATAGGTCCAAACAAATTTATCATAAACAAAATAAAAATCTTAAACCACAGATGGATCATTGCAGATTATAGTAATGGTGAATTATGGGGAGAAGTCTTGTTAAAATATTTTGTTGATCAGGATGAAAAGATTACTTTTGAAGTAAATCAGACTTGGTTATACCAAAAATAGGATCAAATAAGTTCTATTTTTAAGATAATCAACTAAAAAATAGAACTTATGAAAAAGATATTTTTGTTTTCCATTCTTATAGGTCTTTCATTTTCTTGCGGGAAAAAAGTTTCAGAAGAAAATAAAACTCCGGATAAAAAAGTAGAAGCAAAACCAGTTGTTGTTGGAGGAGATTCTGACGCACATGGATGTAAAGCTTCTGCAGGTTATACGTGGTCGACACTTAAAAAAGAATGTATCCGTGTTTTTGAAGGTACAAAACTATCTCACGCCGAAGAAAACGGGAAAACCTACACAACAGCTGCCTTCGTAATTTTTGACGGAAATAAAGCAGAACTTTTTCTGGATACTCAAAAAGAATCCATCATCTTAGAAAGAAAATCCGAAGGTGATTCCTGGACTAAAGACGATTATCAATTAATTCCCTGGAAAGGGTATGTCCTGAAAAAAGGAGATAAAATTATTTATACAGGAGAATAGAGTTTAAAATTCTATAATTTTTAAATAAAAAAAGACCTAAAGGTGTAAGAAATACTTCTCTCATCTTTAGGTCTTTTTTTGTGATCTTCCGAAATAAATTAGAAGATTTATATTTTATTGATTAAACGATTTTTTTGATAAAATCAGAAGTAACAACCTGAGCAAATTCATCATTTAAACTTGCTAAAGCAGTTTGGTGAATTATTTCAGCAGAAAAAATTTCTCCATTTATACCTTTTTTATTAAAAGTTGCCGTTGCATCAGAAATTAAATAAGTAGTATAACCATAATTCGCTGCCATTCTCGTGGTCGTAGAAACGCAATGATCAGTTGTTAATCCTACAATGACAACAGTTGTGATTTTTGCATCATCAAGTTGTTCTTTTAGATTTGTTCCAATAAAAGCGCTATTTACATTCTTTTTGATGATGGTTTCAAATTCAAGTGGTTTTACGATATCCTGAAATTCATTTCCCGGATTTGTTTCGTTTAAAATTGAATTTGGATTAGAAGAACAATGTTGAATATGAAAAACAGGTAATTTTTTAGTTCTCCAAATTTCAAGAAGTTCTCCTGCCTTTTGTTCTGCATTTATATTATTTCGCTCTTCGCCCCAATATAAAATATCATTAAATCC
This genomic window from Flavobacterium sp. 9 contains:
- a CDS encoding MBL fold metallo-hydrolase, translated to MKVYFLGTGTSQGIPIIGVDHPVCKSTDAKDKRLRVAIWITWNEHSYVIDCGPDFRQQMLSCGCRHLDAILFTHEHADHTAGLDDIRPFNFRQGEIPVYAHQRVIDNLKRRFDYVFETVNKYPGAPSVKTIEVINNEPFAVGDKMAIPINVMHGDLQVFGYRIDDFAYLTDVKTIAEDEVEKLKGLKVLVVNALRVEPHDTHFNLQEALDFINLVQPEIAYLTHISHVLGFHEEVQKQLPKNVFLAYDNLEITI
- the bcp gene encoding thioredoxin-dependent thiol peroxidase, yielding MTTLKAGDKAPNFSGIDQDGKSHKLADYAGKKLVVFFYPKASTPGCTAEACDLRDNFERFKANNYELLGVSADSQKAQEKFKDKYELPFPLLADEDKSVINAFGVWGPKKFMGKEYDGIHRTTFVINESGIIDEVIEKVKTKEHAAQILK
- a CDS encoding TonB-dependent receptor is translated as MGTEIKLKGDKVIEQIPSIKDKALRINLNENIYGTFAEIGAGQETVRHFFRSGGSSGTIAKAMSAYDKDFSDAIYGIETDGRYVTEERLKKMLTLEGQIIEERLSREKHPTKLFFSYANTVATIDFAKQFKGHGWVGIRYQIEPDEAYNEIILHIRFKETDARLQQETLGILGVNLIYGAFYKYNDPKRLLRYLYDHLDKDQLEIDTINFSGPRFADVDNRLMSLQLVKNGMTDAVMFNPEGKNILPAAILYKKNLLALRGSFRPVTKVNMDMYEKSLKMFLEENKVEKDNTLVVFEITLSNLRSDGEIDERDFMDRAELLCSLGQTVMISNFQEYYKVVEYFANYTKARMGLAMGVNNLVDIFDEKYYRHLSGGILEAFGKLFYRDMKVFLYPMLDENGVLMNSTNLKVHPRMKELYKFFKFNGKVVDIADYDPHNLEVFSREVLKMINQGKTGWEHMLPSGIAEIIKEHHLFGYHPQKELEQNT
- a CDS encoding cysteine hydrolase family protein, which encodes MNVSKLDNPALILIDIQKGFNDILYWGEERNNINAEQKAGELLEIWRTKKLPVFHIQHCSSNPNSILNETNPGNEFQDIVKPLEFETIIKKNVNSAFIGTNLKEQLDDAKITTVVIVGLTTDHCVSTTTRMAANYGYTTYLISDATATFNKKGINGEIFSAEIIHQTALASLNDEFAQVVTSDFIKKIV
- the nth gene encoding endonuclease III → MNKEARVTFVINTLKELYPTIPVPLDHKDPYTLLIAVLLSAQCTDVRVNQITPLLFAKADNPYDMIKMSVEEIKEIIRPCGLSPMKSKGIHGLSHILIDKHNGEVPQSFEALEELPAVGHKTASVVMSQAFGVPAFPVDTHIHRLMYRWNLSNGKNVTQTEKDAKRLFPRELWNDLHLQIIWYGREYSPARGWSLDKDIITKTIGKKSIIEEAAKK
- a CDS encoding tetratricopeptide repeat protein — its product is MKNNLIMLSCLLLINIGAFAQKDQIKEAQTLFDKGKSEESLVILNKTEYLILNAPDEDKSDFYFLKGNVLKDLAVKNIDAANNFTLASQSYQDVFLYENESGKFKFTVKANMALKEMKSSLVNGAMSDFNAGKFKESAEKSYKVYLFDKKDTLNLYNAAASSVNAKDYDSAIKYYEALKKINFSGKGVLYLATNKKTKEEDLFVSPKARESAILQGAYEKPRTESVPSKKIEVNSNLAYSYMEKKDYAKAESTYNYVLELDPNYVDAYINMAYLKLQMKKDLSDEIATLGTSAAEMQKYDKLNARKDDVARSAIPYLKKVLTIEPKNADATKTLLGVYRSLDMTNEYNTLKSSM